The following proteins are co-located in the Fusarium verticillioides 7600 chromosome 7, whole genome shotgun sequence genome:
- a CDS encoding GMP synthase (glutamine-hydrolysing) encodes MAPLRLAILEADTPQPQTRDRFGGYTGVFTALLQEAAKPQKLEDLVTIKGYDVVNELHSYPSLDDIDAVLITGSRHTAFDNDPWIIKLVEFTKKAIDTNRIRVVGVCFGHQIVGRAEGAKCGRSNKGWEVAVTEVDLTDKGKEIFGLDKMRIHQMHRDIVDDFPKGSIPLGSNEICEVQGFYSPGRYLTVQGHPEFTNEIISEILFNRHTVGIFTDEVYNEAMKRAPLPHDGVAIAKAFLKFYREG; translated from the exons ATGGCTCCTCTTCGCCTCGCTATCCTCGAAGCCGACACCCCGCAGCCCCAGACTCGCGATCGCTTCGGCGGCTACACGGGTGTCTTTACTGCgctcctccaagaagctgcaaagcctcagaagcttgaagatctggTTACTATCAAGGGCTACGATGTAGTGAACGAATTGCACTCTTATCCATCACTCGACGACATCGATGCGGTTCTCATTACTGGCTCTCGACACACAGCGTTCGATAACGACCCCTggatcatcaagcttgtcgaatTCACAAAGAAAGCCATTGACACGAATCGCATCAGAGTGGTAGGCGTATGTTTCGGCCACCAGATTGTCGGACGAGCTGAGGGCGCCAAGTGTGGACGCAGCAATAAGGGATGGGAGGTAGCAGTCACAGAAGTTGATCTGACggacaagggcaaggagatTTTCGGGTTGGACAAGATG CGCATTCACCAAATGCATCGCGACATTGTGGACGACTTCCCCAAGGGTTCAATCCCTCTGGGCTCTAATGAGATCTGCGAAGTGCAGGGCTTCTACTCACCTGGACGATATCTCACAGTCCAAGGACACCCCGAGTTTACTAATGAGATCATTTCTGAGATTCTCTTCAACCGTCATACAGTTGGCATCTTTACGGATGAAGTGTATAACGAAGCTATGAAACGCGCGCCACTTCCccatgatggtgttgctaTCGCCAAGGCTTTCCTCAAGTTTTATCGAGAGGGATAG
- a CDS encoding DNA-directed RNA polymerase, mitochondrial translates to MFVRQTRRSLALHRTTALRSIGLPSRSLPSHITATNLGRRCVVSQPYQPRRRRGSESGPGLNHGRNLATAVDDYNFGHNLGALHSQLASSGLQPFQAPPPSYSDLRSLDPTSLLSIPEPVAPRQFGKINNKGVPGEVEEMIPVFDACVRVGKLDRASLVLKRLNLTGLLPGEEMIILHNQYLRASLDQLRTNPDRKQAERLHKWYELQIRNQNIPQTAETIACMLKASLISERGARLERLINRYMSMAPDEAGLRVLSRADILSDQDLGVITEICPTYRVEPGSEEASYVSLASEEEGLELDEDLNEDMAAYASEDYPEVRPTPQRGEGLNALRRNLNLMAELQNVDISKLDPLEQREFQMRLEKDSIDTAIEKWRNAKKKMDKMGINTALSSKAEDKSLADCMQRWLVAMEARLKEEIIKVEESEEKEVKSEEDLERCIYGPILRMADPTRMAAVTILTLLNISALQGVDKGVVIQRLINDVSRVAQDDIQTQLKEKAAKEQRRLRKVQFLAEKKEAIVEPKKRVRRKAIEPIDVKESTEVNASTEVNESTEADASTETTAPARQSIITDAHEPTGAKDPALSSWSMQVRARIGSILLKSLIETAKINVVKEHPISKERISQLQPAFSHMQAPKKGKKVGMLTINPELVDRLKREPMGDFLAKHLPMIAEPRPWTRINEGGFLVSKATLIRVKSGDVEQKLYANAAIKRGDMDQVFKGLDVLGKTPWRVNNPVLDVMVEAWNSGDAIANMPELTPDLEMPPEPTNSDPLLRRAWIRKVKQVENERGALHSQRCYMNLQLEIARAFRKQVIYFPHNMDYRGRAYPIPTYLNHMGADHTRALLKFAEGKRLGRQGLRWLKIHLANLYGFDKASFDEREAFATDNLDNIRESVENPLNGSRWWLKAEDPWQCLATCFELKAAYDLPDPTDFVSNLPVHQDGTCNGLQHYAALGGDTWGAQQVNLMPSDRPADVYSAVANLVKESIEKDANAGSQLGKNCLGKITRKVVKQTVMTNVYGVTFAGAKQQVCKQLDALYPEMYKETGIPNLVTATYIAQHIFSALGTMFRGAHDIQYWLGEIGARVCRALTPAQLDQLQEEKDSKPAPKKTAAGKSKDLDELTSQFRSTVVWTTPLRMPVVQPYRKAITREIRTCLQSISYPTQGQTEPVDRRKQLQGFPPNFIHSLDASHMLLSALKCDELGLKFAAVHDSFWTHAADVDILSGVLRDAFIRIHEEDVVGRLATEFEARYRGSLYLANIPNSSPAAIKIKEFRKTSKLTQREEVLLEHKRNSLLRSGNPWDIEAANKIITPASIVESMPASQEEDPEIKQETEDIGGLGDIPESEGNLSSAVQEAVKSMEPAEDKIAEMSNKLLERLKHTSFETKVIQPKKESKQNWKKVTHFWRPLTFPELPKKGDFDVKQLRESQYFFS, encoded by the exons ATGTTCGTTCGACAAACGAGGAGGAGCCTCGCTCTTCACAGGACTACTGCTCTCCGATCAATTGGACTTCCGTCAAGATCTCTACCATCACATATCACAGCAACGAACCTGGGACGAAGATGTGTTGTTTCTCAGCCATACCAGCCCCGCAGGCGCCGAGGCTCAGAGTCTGGTCCTGGTCTCAACCATGGAAGGAATCTCGCGACAGCTGTCGACGATTACAACTTTGGTCACAACCTTGGTGCTTTACACAGCCAGCTTGCTAGCTCTGGTCTCCAGCCTTTCCAGGCTCCCCCGCCTTCCTACTCCGATCTTCGTTCCCTCGACCCGACGTCTCTATTGTCTATTCCAGAGCCGGTAGCACCTCGACAAtttggcaagatcaacaacaagggtGTTCCTGGTGAGGTCGAAGAGATGATCCCAGTCTTTGATGCTTGTGTTCGCGTGGGCAAGCTTGATCGAGCATCTCTGGTTCTGAAGCGACTTAACTTGACTGGTTTACTCCCTGGTGAAGAAATGATCATTTTGCACAATCAATATCTCCGCGCATCCCTGGACCAACTTCGAACGAACCCCGACCGAAAACAAGCCGAACGACTTCACAAGTGGTACGAGCTGCAAATAAGGAACCAGAATATACCACAAACTGCAGAGACAATCGCATGCATGCTCAAGGCCTCACTGATCTCGGAACGTGGAGCCCGCTTGGAACGACTTATCAACCGTTACATGAGCATGGCTCCTGATGAGGCCGGTCTGCGAGTATTGAGCAGAGCCGATATTCTCAGCGACCAGGACCTTGGTGTTATCACTGAAATCTGCCCTACTTACAGAGTCGAGCCCGGATCCGAGGAAGCTAGCTACGTTAGTCTGGCAAGCGAAGAGGAGGGGCTTGAGCTGGACGAGGACCTCAATGAGGATATGGCGGCGTATGCGAGTGAAGATTATCCCGAGGTCCGTCCGACACCCCAACGAGGAGAGGGCCTGAACGCTTTACGACGAAATCTAAACCTTATGGCCGAACTCCAAAATGTCGATATCTCCAAGCTGGATCCTCTGGAGCAGCGCGAATTCCAAATGCGTTTAGAAAAGGACTCCATCGATACTGCTATTGAGAAATGGCGAAACgcaaaaaagaagatggacaagatggGTATCAACACAGCTCTGAGTTCAAAGGCCGAGGATAAGAGTCTTGCTGATTGCATGCAACGCTGGCTTGTAGCCATGGAGGCCCGTTTAAAagaagagatcatcaaggtcgaggaatccgaagaaaaggaagtCAAGTCTGAAGAGGATCTCGAGCGCTGTATCTACGGTCCGATCCTTCGAATGGCAGACCCTACTCGAATGGCTGCAGTGACTATTCTTACTTTGCTCAACATCAGTGCCTTGCAGGGCGTTGACAAGGGTGTGGTCATCCAACGACTTATCAACGACGTTTCTCGGGTAGCCCAGGACGACATTCAGACTCagttgaaggaaaaggccgCAAAGGAACAGCGCCGACTCCGCAAGGTCCAGTTTCTAGCAGAGAAAAAAGAGGCCATAGTAGAGCCGAAGAAGCGGGTGCGGAGAAAGGCCATTGAGCCGATAGACGTGAAGGAATCGACTGAAGTGAATGCTTCTACGGAGGTGAATGAGTCTACAGAGGCTGATGCGTCTACTGAGACGACTGCACCGGCCCGGCAAAGTATCATCACTGATGCTCATGAGCCGACTGGAGCAAAAGATCCTGCGCTATCATCATGGTCTATGCAAGTGAGGGCCCGCATTGGATCGATTCTCTTGAAATCTCTCATCGAGACCGCCAAGATTAATGTTGTGAAGGAACACCCTATCTCAAAGGAACGAATCAGCCAACTCCAGCCTGCCTTTTCTCATATGCAGGCTcccaagaagggaaagaaggTCGGCATGTTGACCATCAACCCAGAGCTTGTCGACCGGTTGAAACGGGAACCCATGGGCGATTTCCTTGCTAAGCACCTCCCTATGATTGCCGAACCTAGACCGTGGACTCGCATAAATGAAGGAGGCTTCTTGGTTAGCAAAGCCACCTTAATTCGTGTCAAGTCAGGAGACGTTGAGCAAAAGCTTTATGCCAATGCGGCCATTAAGCGTGGCGACATGGACCAAGTCTTCAAGGGCTTGGATGTGCTTGGAAAAACACCGTGGAGGGTCAACAATCCTGTTCTCGACGTGATGGTCGAGGCTTGGAACAGTGGTgatgccatcgccaacatgCCAGAGCTCACACCTGACCTTGAAATGCCACCAGAACCCACAAACTCAGACCCTCTCCTTCGCCGGGCTTGGATTCGAAAGGTCAAGCAGGTCGAGAACGAGCGCGGTGCCCTTCATTCACAACGATGCTACATGAACTTGCAATTAGAGATCGCTCGCGCGTTCCGCAAGCAAGTCATTTACTTCCCTCACAACATGGACTATCGCGGCCGTGCTTATCCTATCCCGACATACCTGAACCACATGGGAGCTGATCACACACGTGCTCTCCTGAAATTCGCCGAGGGGAAGAGACTTGGTCGGCAAGGTCTTCGATGGCTCAAAATCCACCTTGCTAATCTGTACGGCTTCGACAAGGCTTCGTTCGACGAGAGAGAGGCATTCGCCAccgacaaccttgacaacattAGAGAGAGTGTCGAGAACCCGCTGAATGGTAGCCGGTGGTGGTTGAAGGCTGAAGATCCTTGGCAGTGTCTGGCTACTTGTTTCGAGTTGAAGGCTGCCTATGATCTCCCTGATCCTACCGACTTTGTCTCCAACCTACCAGTGCATCAAGACGGCACCTGCAACGGTCTACAGCATTACGCAGCCCTTGGTGGTGATACCTGGGGTGCGCAACAGGTCAATCTCATGCCTAGTGACCGACCTGCCGATGTATACTCGGCTGTCGCCAACCTCGTCAAGGAGTCAATCGAGAAAGACGCCAACGCAGGCAGCCAGCTTGGAAAGAACTGTCTGGGTAAAATCACCAGAAAGGTAGTGAAGCAAACTGTCATGACCAACGTCTATGGTGTCACATTTGCTGGTGCTAAGCAACAAGTTTGCAAGCAGTTGGATGCCCTTTACCCAGAGATGTACAAAGAAACTGGCATTCCCAATCTTGTGACTGCTACGTATATTGCACAGCATATCTTTAGTGCTCTTGGAACCATGTTCCGAGGTGCTCATGATATTCAATACTGgcttggtgagattggcGCGCGTGTCTGCAGGGCCCTGACACCAGCTCAGCTCGATCAGTtacaagaggagaaagatAGCAAGCCTGCTCCGAAGAAGACTGCCGCGGGCAAGAGCAAGGACTTGGATGAGTTGACCTCACAGTTCCGATCTACAGTGGTGTGGACTACGCCCTTGAGAATGCCTGTTGTGCAGCCTTACCGAAAGGCCATCACCAGAGAGATCCGCACTTGTCTGCAGTCTATCAGTTATCCTACACAGGGTCAGACAGAGCCCGTGGATCGCAGAAAGCAACTTCAAGGATTCCCCCCTAATTTCATCCATTCACTGGATGCCAGCCACATGCTTCTCTCGGCCCTCAAGTGTGACGAGCTCGGCTTGAAGTTCGCTGCCGTTCACGATTCCTTCTGGACTCATGCCGCGGATGTGGACATTCTTAGCGGAGTTTTGCGTGACGCTTTTATCCGAATCCACGAGGAGGACGTCGTCGGACGATTGGCGACCGAGTTCGAAGCTCGATACAGGGGCTCGTTATATCTGGCTAACATCCCTAATTCGAGCCCtgccgccatcaagatcaaagaaTTCCGCAAGACGAGCAAGCTCACTCAAAGGGAAGAAGTGTTGCTAGAACACAAACGCAACAGTCTCCTCCGGTCAGGCAATCCCTGGGACATTGAGGCAGCAAACAAGATCATTACGCCTGCCTCCATCGTTGAGTCGATGCCAGCCTCACAGGAGGAGGACCCTGAGATCAAGCAGGAGACGGAGGACATTGGCGGCCTCGGAGACATTCCTGAATCGGAAGGTAACCTCTCGTCGGCAGTTCAGGAGGCCGTAAAGAGTATGGAACCCGCGGAGGACaagattgctgagatgaGCAACAAGTTGCTTGAGCGTCTTAAGCATACCAGTTTCGAGACCAAAGTTATCCAACCCAAGAAGGAATCCAAGCAAAACTGGAAGAAGGTCACGCATTTCTGGCGCCCGCTGACCTTCCCCGAACTCCCCAAAAAG GGTGATTTCGACGTGAAGCAGCTGCGAGAAAGTCAGTATTTCTTCTCCTGA
- a CDS encoding methionyl-tRNA synthetase: MASFASQTYTPTEEAEIQQWLTTSERLKSPEDKSTILETLNNHLSSRSTLLGSKPSKADVAIYETLAPIVAKWSPEERTGEKGHPHIVRHVDFVQNSPLFGLDVKDENKVQVDRDNVLYVKPPVDAKAEKEKKKKEAAAATAGGAGEASLVDRTKEKVKEVVETAKEKIATDKPKKEKKEKAPKQKAAPAPAAPLSPALIDLRVGHILKAINHPDADSLYVSTIAVGDKPGNEDYVEYEGQVCRTVCSGLNGLIPLESMQGRKVVVVCNLKPVKMRGIKSCAMVLAASPKIKEGEVDDHKGPVELVTPPEGAKAGDRVWFEGWEGSPEGVLNPKKKIWETFQPGFTTTDGLEVAFDAGVVEQLGKTGRGRLVTESGGVCTVPSLKDAVVR, encoded by the coding sequence ATGGCATCCTTCGCCTCCCAGACCTACACTCCCACCGAGGAGGCCGAGATCCAGCAATGGCTCACCACCTCCGAGCGTCTCAAGTCCCCCGAGGACAAGTCCACCATCCTCGAGACCCTCAACAACCACCTCTCCAGCCGCTCCACTCTCCTCGGCAGCAAGCCCTCCAAGGCCGACGTTGCCATCTACGAGACCCTCGCCCCCATCGTCGCCAAGTGGTCTCCCGAGGAGCGAACCGGCGAGAAGGGACATCCTCACATCGTCCGCCACGTCGACTTTGTCCAGAACTCTCCCCTGTTCGGcctcgatgtcaaggatgagaacaaggtcCAGGTTGATCGTGATAACGTTCTCTACGTGAAGCCTCCCGTTGAcgccaaggccgagaaggagaagaagaagaaggaggctgctgctgctaccgctggtggtgctggcgAGGCCTCGCTTGTTGATCGtaccaaggagaaggtcaaggaggttgttgagacggccaaggagaagattgctACCGATAAGCctaagaaggagaagaaggagaaggctcCCAAGCAAAAGGCTGCTCCCGCCCCTGCTGCTCCTCTATCCCCTGCTCTCATTGACCTCCGAGTCGGTCACattctcaaggccatcaaccACCCCGACGCCGACTCCCTCTACGTCTCCACCATCGCTGTCGGCGACAAGCCCGGCAACGAGGACTACGTCGAGTACGAGGGTCAAGTCTGCCGCACCGTCTGCTCCGGTCTCAACGGCCTCATCCCTCTCGAGTCCATGCAGGGCCGCAAGGTCGTCGTGGTCTGCAACCTCAAGCCCGTCAAGATGCGCGGCATCAAGTCCTGCGCCATGGTCCTCGCCGCCTctcccaagatcaaggagggtgaggtCGACGACCACAAGGGCCCCGTTGAGCTCGTCACTCCCCCCGAGGGTGCCAAGGCCGGTGACCGTGTTTGGTTCGAGGGCTGGGAGGGTAGCCCTGAGGGTGTGCTCaaccccaagaagaagatctgggAGACTTTCCAGCCTGGTTTCACTACCAccgatggtcttgaggttgcTTTTGATGCGGGTgttgttgagcagcttgGAAAGACTGGCCGTGGACGTCTTGTTACTGAGAGTGGTGGTGTCTGCACTGtccccagcctcaaggaTGCTGTTGTGCGATAA